A genome region from Babesia bigemina genome assembly Bbig001, chromosome : I includes the following:
- a CDS encoding Diphthamide biosynthesis protein, with amino-acid sequence MDTFYVDLIASEIEKSGYKRIAIQSADLSVGSQFCHAIQARFRSSTERPEFYVLGDVFIDFVVHIGVSCHSVMDPPMPVRRVFDRSAADGGKLCLYLRDVLAACSYTRLILVYDSSMHHLVDAFEECLNSSGKLSFIAECVERSGGNSDRPESDDYFCGRRLFVCTADGQRTQASSVEASVGDSETLVLYVADGPDRDVTTDYLALSSVGSQFHVITVDSNEFSHRVIDERGHRLRMRRYQKVEKVREASTVGILVIARTLRGSSALRHSLSQLLESHGKRCYTFSVNCLTEAKLANFPNIDVFCLLSCGESVLSLPEELARRVVLPFEVLVALERIEWSAPYEFDFARLLPHAQVEEADALPASGGEIRRLRGNFELRTQVESFMGTLQDNSKRTFGGVDPLHGMSDQVTVVSGFHGTASGYEHERRV; translated from the exons ATGGATACCTTTTACGTGGATTTAATCGCATCTGAGATAGAGAAAAGCGGTTACAAACGCATTGCGATCCAGTCCGCCGATCTTTCGGTGGGATCGCAGTTCTGCCATGCCATTCAGGCGCGGTTTAGATCTTCGACGGAGCGCCCGGAATTCTACGTGCTGGGCGACGTGTTCATAG ACTTCGTTGTTCACATCGGCGTCTCTTGCCACAGCGTGATGGACCCGCCGATGCCAGTGAGGCGCGTTTTTGACCGCTCCGCAGCCGACGGCGGGAAGCTGTGCCTATACTTGCGAGACGTACTGGCGGCGTGTAGCTACACGCGTCTGATTCTGGTGTACGACAGCTCAATGCACCACCTAGTAGATGCGTTTGAGGAGTGCTTGAACTCTTCGGGCAAGCTGTCGTTTATCGCAGAATGCGTTGAGCGCTCGGGAGGCAACTCCGACCGGCCGGAGAGTGACGACTATTTTTGCGGGCGACGTTTATTCGTCTGCACCGCAGATGGCCAGAGGACTCAAGCGTCGTCAGTGGAAGCGTCTGTGGGTGACAGCGAAACCCTCGTCTTGTACGTCGCCGACGGACCAGATCGCGATGTCACGACCGACTACTTGGCTCTTTCGAGCGTAGGCAGCCAATTTCACGTTATTACTGTCGACTCCAACGAGTTTTCACATCGCGTGATAGATGAAAGGGGCCACAGGCTGCGCATGCGGCGCTATCAAAAGGTGGAGAAGGTGCGTGAAGCGTCGACGGTCGGTATCCTGGTGATTGCCCGTACGCTCCGCGGCTCTAGCGCCCTGCGTCACAGTCTATCGCAACTATTGGAGAGCCACGGCAAGCGCTGCTACACCTTTTCCGTGAACTGCCTGACCGAGGCTAAGTTGGCCAACTTCCCCAACATAGACGTGTTCTGCCTGCTGTCTTGCGGGGAGTCCGTCCTTTCACTCCCTGAGGAGCTTGCACGCAGGGTGGTACTCCCTTTCGAGGTTCTGGTCGCATTGGAGCGGATTGAATGGTCGGCACCGTACGAGTTCGACTTCGCGAGGTTGCTGCCGCATGCCCAAGTGGAGGAGGCTGATGCGTTGCCAGCATCAGGGGGAGAGATACGACGCTTGCGCGGCAATTTCGAGCTACGCACGCAGGTCGAGAGTTTCATGGGAACACTGCAAGACAACTCCAAGCGCACGTTCGGCGGAGTTGACCCGTTGCACGGCATGTCCGACCAGGTGACCGTCGTGTCTGGCTTCCACGGCACCGCGAGTGGTTACGAGCACGAACGCCGCGTCTAG
- a CDS encoding ribosomal protein L17, putative: MGFSATARLVAHGQRGRVFRKFRGQPPKRFDWLKNHLDRLLRLGRIELTLPRAKELQQYAEEVVFHAKKDTPESDLIVESMLRSPEARQKLYERYVPLYADRPFFFTRVINQWRLRFSDAAPMAYLEFVDRPGELRPAKPVGGRKLLQVHALMQASRRDYRKYYAFAKSHGMLDSEGNLLSDISHLIGDSESPWHERAETVSTINPQWREHPVMRQRLERIQSVDLRSDRAEETFESTYEEPAERRVPTSNPDLSSAVRRPRFNPPKVAHGEAPAAERPRLSVEERYPLPEKYAENPDLIPKYYAFQSNLVTDEDLQPGMLRQLEVDKRLTLPTRTHIRFLITATDVIHTWSVPSLGIKADAVPGRLHRVNTFIMREGVFYGQCSEMCGTLHGFMPIVVEAVAPETYAAHARKYYRED, encoded by the exons ATGGGATTTTCAGCGACGGCGCGGCTCGTGGCTCACGGCCAGCGCGGCCGCGTGTTTCGGAAGTTCCGGGGCCAGCCTCCTAAGCGCTtcgactggttgaa GAACCATCTGGATCGTCTTTTGCGCTTAGGACGCATAGAGCTGACTCTTCCCCGTGCTAAGGAGCTGCAGCAATATGCCGAAGAGGTCGTGTTTCACGCAAAGAAGG ACACTCCGGAGTCCGACCTTATCGTTGAGAGCATGCTGCGGAGCCCCGAAGCCCGGCAGAAGCTCTACGAACGCTATGTGCCGCTCTACGCAGACCGCCCTTTCTTTTTCACTCGCGTGATCAACCAGTGGCGTCTGAGGTTTTCCGACGCCGCACCGATGGCCTATCTCGAGTTTGTGGACCG GCCGGGCGAATTGAGGCCCGCTAAGCCGGTGGGAGGGCGCAAACTTCTTCAAGTGCACGCGCTAATGCAAGCTTCGCGGCGCGATTATCGCAAGTACTACGCA TTCGCCAAGAGCCACGGCATGCTCGACAGCGAAGGCAACCTGCTTTCGGACATCAGCCACCTGATTGGTGACTCCGAATCGCCG TGGCACGAAAGGGCCGAGACTGTGTCCACGATCAACCCGCAGTGGCGAGAGCACCCGGTGATGCGCCAGAGGTTAGAGCGCATCCAGTCGGTTGACTTGAGGTCGGACCGTGCCGAGGAGACGTTCGAGTCGACCTACGAGGAGCCGGCCGAACGGCGAGTGCCAACGAGCAACCCCGACCTGAGCTCCGCCGTGCGTCGACCGCGGTTCAACCC GCCGAAGGTGGCGCACGGCGAGGCGCCGGCCGCCGAGCGGCCCCGGCTGTCGGTGGAGGAGCGGTATCCCCTCCCCGAGAAGTATGCGGAGAACCCGGACTTGATCCCGAAGTACTACGCGTTTCAGTCCAACCTGGTGACCGATGAAGACCTACAACCGGGAATGCTCCGTCAGCTCGAGGTCGACAAGCGTCTGACTCTGCCTACGCGTACGCATATCCGCTTTCTGATCACCGCGACCGACGTCATCCACACGTGGTCCGTTCCCAGCCTCGGCATCAAGGCTGACGCGGTGCCCGGCCGCCTGCATCGCGTGAACACGTTCATCATGCGCGAGGGCGTTTTCTACGGCCAGTGCTCTGAGATGTGCGGGACGCTGCACGGGTTCATGCCAATCGTGGTCGAGGCCGTTGCGCCCGAGACGTATGCGGCGCATGCCAGGAAGTACTATCGCGAGGACTAA